One Leifsonia shinshuensis DNA window includes the following coding sequences:
- a CDS encoding AlkA N-terminal domain-containing protein, translating to MSSTTSKPSAPAKAGDRLADPVFAQRYRAMSARDARFDGQFITGVHSTGIYCRPSCPAVTPKADNVTFYLTAAAAHEAGLRACKRCLPDAVPGSPEWNVRDDLAARAMRLIADGTVEREGVPGLAHRLGYTPRHLGRVLTAELGAGPLALARAHRAQTARLLLAGTDMPVTDVAFAAGFSSVRQFNETMAEIYHVTPGAIRASARRRPGIAHGPMVAGATAGASLTLRLPARAPFDGGRVLAFLAARAIEGMESAVAGAGTDAIAPSYSRALRLPHGPAAIRLTLAGDPDAPAIECEASLADMADLAPLVARVRRLLDLDADAEAIDSALAADPVLAPSVAAAPGMRVPGAVDPEEILFRALIGQQVSVPAARTALARLTEALGEPVAIGGFTRLFPTSEAIAEHGREVLRGPGKRIDAIIGAATALADGSLVIDVGESRAELEARLVALPGIGPWTAGYVALRVLGSPDVLLIGDLALRQGAARLGLPAEPRELAARGAVWSPWRSYAGMHLWESAHEAQREAREQRAAQRATPPARRSPAPTTAA from the coding sequence ATGAGCAGCACCACGTCGAAGCCCAGCGCCCCCGCGAAAGCCGGCGACCGCCTCGCCGACCCCGTGTTCGCGCAGCGCTACCGGGCGATGAGCGCCCGGGACGCCCGGTTCGACGGCCAGTTCATCACCGGCGTCCACTCCACCGGGATCTACTGCCGGCCGAGCTGCCCGGCGGTGACGCCGAAGGCCGACAACGTCACCTTCTACTTGACGGCCGCCGCGGCGCACGAGGCCGGGCTGCGCGCCTGCAAGCGCTGCCTGCCCGACGCCGTCCCCGGCTCGCCGGAGTGGAACGTCCGCGACGACCTCGCCGCCCGAGCGATGCGCCTGATCGCCGACGGGACGGTCGAGCGGGAGGGCGTACCCGGCCTCGCCCACCGGCTCGGCTACACGCCGCGGCACCTCGGCCGCGTGCTCACCGCCGAGCTCGGCGCCGGACCGCTCGCGCTGGCCAGGGCGCACCGGGCGCAGACCGCGCGGCTGCTGCTGGCCGGCACGGACATGCCGGTCACCGACGTGGCGTTCGCCGCCGGGTTCTCCAGCGTGCGGCAGTTCAACGAGACGATGGCGGAGATCTACCACGTGACGCCTGGGGCGATCCGGGCGTCCGCGCGGCGCCGGCCCGGGATCGCGCACGGGCCGATGGTGGCGGGCGCGACCGCGGGGGCCTCACTGACGCTGCGGCTGCCGGCGCGGGCGCCGTTCGACGGCGGGCGGGTGCTCGCCTTCCTGGCGGCACGCGCCATCGAAGGAATGGAGTCCGCGGTCGCCGGCGCGGGAACCGACGCCATCGCACCCTCGTACAGCCGCGCCCTCCGCCTGCCGCACGGCCCCGCCGCGATCCGGCTCACGCTCGCCGGCGACCCCGACGCCCCCGCGATCGAGTGCGAGGCGAGTCTCGCGGACATGGCCGACCTCGCCCCACTCGTGGCGCGCGTTCGCCGCCTGCTCGACCTGGACGCCGACGCCGAGGCGATCGACTCGGCGCTGGCGGCCGACCCGGTGCTCGCGCCGTCCGTGGCCGCGGCGCCGGGGATGCGGGTGCCGGGCGCGGTCGACCCGGAGGAGATCCTGTTCCGCGCGCTGATCGGCCAGCAGGTGTCGGTGCCCGCTGCGCGCACCGCGCTCGCCCGGCTCACCGAGGCCCTCGGCGAGCCGGTGGCGATCGGCGGGTTCACGCGGCTCTTCCCGACATCGGAGGCGATCGCCGAGCACGGTCGGGAGGTGCTGCGCGGGCCCGGCAAACGCATCGACGCGATCATCGGCGCCGCGACCGCCCTCGCCGACGGCTCGCTTGTGATCGACGTGGGCGAGTCCCGCGCCGAGCTGGAGGCCCGGCTGGTGGCGCTCCCCGGCATCGGCCCGTGGACGGCGGGCTACGTCGCGCTGCGCGTCCTCGGCAGCCCGGACGTGCTGCTGATCGGCGACCTCGCGCTGCGGCAGGGCGCAGCACGGCTCGGCCTCCCCGCGGAGCCGCGCGAGCTCGCGGCCCGCGGTGCGGTGTGGTCGCCGTGGCGCAGCTACGCGGGGATGCACCTGTGGGAGAGCGCGCACGAGGCGCAGCGGGAGGCGCGCGAGCAGCGGGCGGCGCAGCGGGCGACCCCTCCGGCCCGGCGTAGCCCCGCACCGACCACCGCGGCGTAG
- a CDS encoding FAD-binding oxidoreductase — MDVIDWLTAALGEDADDVLSVDPEHLDAARGDHSGWVADGSPLAIVNARTVGHVQAAMRAASEFRVPVVPRGAGTGLAGGANATAGSLVLSVAGMDRILEISTEDQLAVVEPGVVNADLNAALEPFGLFFAPDPASKAVSTVGGNIATNAGGLLCAKYGVTREAVLGLDVVLADGRFIRTGHRTVKGVTGYDLTSLLVGSEGTLGVIVGATVRVLPLPQGEPTTLGALFADVRAASDAAARVTAAHLRPAIMELVDGAALERISAHLGEETIREALGATGGAAYLLVQFDGPAAAADAARAGTLIAETGGTVRVAADAEEGDRLLAIRRAFHPALAASGTVLIEDVAVPRSRMPEMFAAIERIGERYGIAIPTVAHAGDGNLHPNFITEGDEVGQQVWDAAGDLFRTAVALGGTLTGEHGVGVLKRRWLAEELGPDSYELQVKLKSVFDPLGILNPGKVFG, encoded by the coding sequence ATGGATGTCATCGACTGGCTCACGGCGGCGCTCGGCGAGGACGCGGACGACGTGCTGTCGGTCGATCCAGAACACCTGGACGCCGCGCGCGGCGACCACTCCGGCTGGGTGGCGGACGGCAGCCCGCTCGCCATCGTGAACGCGCGCACGGTCGGGCACGTCCAGGCGGCGATGCGGGCGGCCTCCGAGTTCCGGGTCCCCGTCGTGCCGCGCGGTGCGGGCACCGGCCTCGCGGGCGGCGCCAACGCGACCGCCGGCTCTCTGGTCCTGAGTGTCGCCGGCATGGACCGCATCCTCGAGATCTCCACCGAGGACCAGCTCGCGGTCGTCGAGCCGGGCGTGGTGAACGCCGACCTCAACGCGGCGCTCGAGCCGTTCGGGCTGTTCTTCGCGCCGGACCCGGCGAGCAAGGCCGTCTCCACGGTCGGCGGCAACATCGCGACGAACGCCGGCGGCCTGCTCTGCGCGAAATACGGGGTGACGCGGGAGGCCGTGCTCGGCCTGGACGTGGTCCTCGCCGACGGACGGTTCATCCGCACAGGGCACCGCACGGTCAAGGGCGTCACCGGCTACGACCTCACGTCGCTGCTGGTCGGCTCGGAGGGCACGCTCGGCGTGATCGTCGGCGCGACGGTCCGCGTCCTCCCGCTGCCGCAGGGCGAGCCGACCACCCTCGGCGCACTCTTCGCGGACGTGCGCGCGGCCTCCGACGCGGCAGCGCGGGTCACGGCCGCTCACCTGCGCCCGGCGATCATGGAGCTCGTGGACGGCGCGGCGCTGGAGCGCATCTCCGCCCACCTCGGCGAGGAGACCATCCGGGAGGCGCTCGGCGCGACCGGGGGAGCGGCGTACCTGCTGGTCCAGTTCGACGGGCCGGCGGCCGCCGCCGACGCCGCACGGGCGGGCACGCTGATCGCGGAGACCGGCGGCACGGTGCGGGTCGCCGCCGACGCCGAGGAGGGCGACCGGCTGCTCGCGATCCGGCGCGCGTTCCATCCCGCGCTCGCGGCGAGCGGGACAGTGCTCATCGAGGATGTCGCGGTGCCGCGGTCGAGGATGCCGGAGATGTTCGCGGCGATCGAGCGGATCGGGGAGCGCTACGGCATCGCCATCCCGACCGTCGCGCACGCCGGCGACGGCAACCTGCACCCGAACTTCATCACGGAGGGCGACGAGGTCGGCCAGCAGGTCTGGGACGCCGCGGGGGACCTGTTCCGCACCGCGGTCGCGCTCGGCGGCACGCTCACCGGCGAGCACGGCGTCGGCGTTCTGAAGCGCCGCTGGCTGGCGGAGGAGCTGGGACCGGACTCCTACGAGCTGCAGGTCAAGCTCAAGTCGGTCTTCGACCCGCTCGGGATCCTGAATCCTGGAAAGGTTTTCGGTTAA
- a CDS encoding glycosyltransferase, whose product MPSITVVIPALDDAGMLARCLSDLAAQLRPADEIIVVDNGSSDDTAAVARAGGARVLEQSVRGIFPAAATGYDAATTDIVARLDADSRPPVDWLLHIEAEFVDDPAIGVLTGPGVFYDGNTFVAGLGQLLYIGGYFWSMEIWLGHPPIFGSNFAMRREVWQEVRGRVHRDLREVHDDLDLAIHLDPGVVVRYDERLLVGISSRPFSTWRGFGRRIRWAFGTLRMHLPEETPWRRRAARRRWEAEHTEEAPGAIA is encoded by the coding sequence GTGCCCTCGATCACCGTCGTGATCCCCGCGCTCGACGACGCCGGGATGCTCGCGCGCTGCCTCTCCGACCTGGCCGCGCAGCTGCGGCCCGCCGACGAGATCATCGTCGTGGACAACGGCAGCTCCGACGACACCGCGGCGGTCGCCCGCGCCGGCGGCGCCCGGGTGCTGGAGCAGTCGGTCCGCGGCATCTTCCCGGCGGCCGCCACCGGCTACGACGCCGCCACCACCGACATCGTCGCGCGCCTGGACGCCGACTCCCGGCCTCCCGTCGACTGGCTGCTGCACATCGAGGCCGAGTTCGTGGACGACCCCGCCATCGGCGTGCTGACCGGCCCCGGCGTGTTCTACGACGGCAACACCTTCGTCGCCGGACTCGGGCAGCTCCTCTACATCGGCGGCTACTTCTGGTCGATGGAGATCTGGCTCGGGCACCCGCCGATCTTCGGCTCGAACTTCGCGATGCGGCGGGAGGTCTGGCAGGAGGTCCGCGGACGCGTGCACCGCGACCTGCGCGAGGTGCACGACGACCTGGACCTGGCCATCCACCTCGACCCCGGCGTGGTCGTCCGCTACGACGAGCGCCTGCTGGTCGGCATCTCGTCCCGGCCGTTCTCGACCTGGCGCGGCTTCGGGCGGCGCATCCGCTGGGCGTTCGGAACCTTGCGCATGCACCTGCCAGAGGAGACGCCGTGGCGCAGACGCGCTGCGCGGCGGCGCTGGGAGGCGGAGCACACCGAGGAGGCGCCGGGCGCGATCGCCTGA